AAAATAGTCACCGGGTTGACTGAgatcaaacaaaaattaatgattttttttttcaaataaagaaaacacGCAAAGAATATTTCATTCTTATTTTGGAAGCTTGAAGTCatttgttgtttaaaaagtaagaggttacatgtatgtgatttGCATgatcataataattattatatatacatatgcagTTTTCTACAGACAGGCATTATGAAACATGTGACATATTGCACCATACTTGGACATGTACCAGTCTACATAAACACCAATATGTGGatctttgtgatttttttttgttagaaataatggtattttttattgaaaaacttttttttaaagtaaagattACAGTGATTACACTGCAGTGATGTGCCTGTCCTAATCATATCAGCTGATTACTCGTAAGTTACGTAAATGATCTATTTGCTTGATTAGCATATCATGTTTCATAGGCTGTCAATTTAAGACTGCagaacattaactggcaagataGGAAATATGCAGCTTATGTCAATTTCACCAGTTATttgttacagtcaaaacatttgaaatgggctGTGGAAATTTACATGGATGTCTTAGAAAACATGGGATTGAAACTTTAGTTATATAAAAAGTGTATTTCCAATCTACATACCTCTGAGTCAGCGTTTCTAACTTGCTATATAAGTTAATGTGCtcgaaaattttttttatttagtattAGCAAAGcgattgaaaaacattttatttcatcaataggCACCGTATATAATCTGCAAATATGAGAAGACCCCAATTCGGGAGAAATTATACGCAAGACATATAGCATTGACCGATGACTTCAGAGAATAGGTCGTAACAAGTCTGAAATCAAGTGGGGCCTTTGTTGAAACAGGATTTATTCCTAGAGGAGAATAATTCAAATTTcgattaaataaattaaaattatgttcttttttttgctaagttaattaatgtttacaaatagATATGCACATTAATTGTTTCTAGTTATACACTATATTGACTTGTTGAAGATTTTTGAGGTATGtgcatgaatattgatgaaaattgCGTTACTGATATCAAGACCGTggaatattatatattgtagTCTTTAACGTTAACTTCACTCaactttaattataataaatatagtataataataagtGAAATATGATTATTCTTAAAGAACAACTTacaagaaaattaattgtatatCTCTAGCTCGACGACTgaaagttttaagaaaattaaccaACATTGCTTAGCTgtcagaagtttaaaaaaattatattggaaTTACCAATACTTTCATATATTTGGAATTACCAATACTTTCATGTATTTGGTTCATTGTTACAGTTTCAATCCATTGTCTTCTCAGAGGTCCACATCAATGTGTCCCCACGCGtctattataaatgtttttactGTAACAGGTGAAATTGACGTAGGCTGTATATaatttccaatcttgccagttaatgttccgcggtAATAAGAGAACTATAGAGGAGTTGGAAATCAATAACttgttttaaattcattcatgtgatttttttttatggggacccatttgtcaatgaagaaatcttgatttctttcattattttaatatcGATTTTGGAGTAAAAGGCTTGtgtatcatttcattgaaaaaattttATTAAGCAAAGCAGAAAAGTATTGTGTCTGACAGAGCTACTCTGAGAGtaacttacatgtatgataaactacttttttaaatgaaatgtaaagCAAATCGGGCATGTTTGTTTATGTTTGTACTtaaatttgtatgtacatgactCGATCCCATCCACATTGCTCAATCTTCAGAGTGTATTATAAACAGGTTGTGTAAATAACCTTTTGGATGGAAAACACATTAAAAGCATTATGAGAAGCAAACTTGAGAGAATACGAAGGAGGTTGAAAATGAGAACATAAACTGTGACATCGAAACAATATAGTGTTGGTGTTTTAGctttaaatagatttaaatCCCAGTTAAAGTTTTCAAAACCAGTATAgctcatgttttttttttttattctgtgaTGTGCACATAGCTAGTTGAGAGTGAGAATCGGGTCATAGGTAAGCAGCCTCAGGTGTATACTGACCAGTATTTGATGACAATTTCATCAGGTGAATCACATGCTTGACTGATGAATTCACTGGACATCCTCAAGTGAATAAAGCCGTTCTATCTGATGTACTGATTTTGGATTGATTTGGGTTGATATTCAACAAGCCAGAGTTTTACcaacaatatcaattttatcttAGTTAGTATTTAGTAAATTGGGAATTATTTCACTGAATGCACTGAGGTACAGTTTATTTTTGTGAATGATATGATTTGGAAATGCATTtgattgattgtttatttatttaaaccaGTAGTTAAAAAAAGGGATTTCTTTACAGATATTCAACAGCCAAGAAAATGCCAAGGAAGTGGACCCCCATTCTTTCAACTCTGAGTGCAGGCATCATTTTGTTGAGCCAGATTTGTCAGGCACAAGCAGTAAGATAATtagctatacatgtattccCCCAATATTGTACTtaattattattacatgtatttaaaaacattcataGAGCACCCTATATATCAAACTCCAAGGTGCTGTGCaatcatattatgaaacaaattttaaaaaagtcattttaatGCCTGTTAACTCTTTCACATTGTAATTTGAGTGTTTTAAATATGTTGAAAGACACATTAATATAGGAATAAGGAATTAATCTTTCAATTggatattatgaggtgatcgtATCGGTTGGGGTGTGGTCAAATCCAGTTAAGCCCAAAGTGCTTTataatagatttgatcatgctCCAACCAAAATGATCAactaataatattcaaagaatgaagccttattacttatgtttatataattttcagcaattgtttgattataaaaatataaaaatattgacatatttacgtgattttcatttcttttcattatGAAAACCAACTTGTGCCccaatgttttaaatttattggaCCTTACAATACAAAACTGATAAATGGTGTTATCCCAGACATAGACAAtagatagaaccattttaacaggagcttggactttggataggtgtgtcaaacagcaacatgaggtaggcctgtctatttcattgctagccacttAGCcacggctctttgaaatcaacaagatatgtctggcttttgagttaagactacgcaatcggtgcatatttcgcttgaaacgcgtcatttttaacttgttttgatgcaaggaatagatagctacgccctactgaaagtccaaggtcttgttaaaatggttctaaagtaaatattgtcttttaaattaaatgatgtTAGGCAATATTGAAATTTGCATGGCTActcttcaatttttaaaaaggatttATATTATAGAAATACAATGCATTGTACttttcatataccggtatttatttttttttgggggggggggggggcagtggTGGGTAAGATGGATTTCAGTTTTTCTTAAtctaaaacatttcattttcaatgtgcCATGCACATGTAAATTTCAGTGTCCctttgtaaaatgttattattcatTTGTAAGATAGATCACTATTTAGTCCTATTCAGTTTTTTAGTTTTGGTGTTCAGGTTTGACAATAAATGTGGAAATTCATTGTCCAAACCTTCAATTAGCTATGAAGTACATTATTgataaaagaagattttctcagCAGGCTGCTAAGTTTACCCAGGACCCTAAATGTGGAAGCACCAAAGGTTGCTACACTGACTGTGCGCAAAGCTGCACCTTTGAAGTGGCGTGGGAGGATAAAGGGACAGCTGTGACCTTCACCATTAGGTATGACCTTGAGTCTAAGACAGATGTGTGGGCTGCTATCGGAATATCAGAGGATATGAAAATGGTGAGTTTGAATCGGAATAGATCatgaatttgtaaataaaatgtcaaatggGGTTTCCATTAACTTGCTTTTATAGGTTTTAATAACTTTTCAAATTCAGTAAATTAGCCTTTGTGCAATTTATTATCAagacaataaaatacatgtacatgtaaaccattaaaaaaaagaaaatcatgagATGATTGATagaagaatttttaaagattgttttgtttttcagggCAGTGATAATGTGGTGGAATGCCATTATGAATCGGGAACTGTGATAGCAAAGAGATCACAAAATACTGGCAAAATGAATATCGCAGCTGTAAGTACTTATCTCCCTTGTTTGATCGATAGCATCATAGTCCGTTTCATTTCATCACTCTGTCCTAAAACCAGTTCATTCCATCACTGTATCCAAAAAGTAGTTCATTTCATCACTGTATCCTATAACCAGGTCATTTCATCACCGTGTCCAGTTCATTTCATCACTGTATCCTAAAACCAGTTCATTTCATCACTGTATCCTTACCAGTTCATTTCATCACTGTATCCTATTACCAGTTCATCCTATTACTGTATCCCTATTACCAGTTTATTGCATCACTGTATCCTAAAACCAGTTCATCCTATCACTGTATCCTAAAACCAGCTCATTTCATCATTGTATCCTAAAACCAGTTCATTTTATCACTGTATCCTGGCTATAACCAGTCCATTTCATCACTgtgtttatttgatttaatcaCTTTGCTTGACTGATTTTGTCACTTCATATAGTTCATTGTATTCCTACATAACCAGTCCATTTCATTActgtgtctgttttattttatcactGTTTTCGTTAAAGTTAATCTCTTTGTTTAGCTCATTACACCATTGTATTTGGTTTATTTCATCACTGTGTCTTCCATTTCATCATTGGGACTTGGACGccatttgagctcaaaattttcaaaatatattttttcactaTTTTTGTCTAGAATTGTGAATATAGATGTTTTCAATGgtttgacaaaatttgaaagtcaaatatcgagttacagaggttagaattctttgttttgtaaacaaagcctgggtcctgttattgtttacatatttgttgtaCTGTCATAAATTTCAATCTATTGTTGCTGTTTTTTgtgatgaaattatttatgaaccCAGTGAATCAGTCTATCTTGTTTCcacaagttattttgataaagaaatggcaatttctttactttacagtatttataaacaaatataagactcaagctttgtttacataacaaccactTCTTTCccctgtatctcgcttgtaaaaTGACTTCAAACATCCaaattttggtgaatcattcaaaatacaaaattaaactatattttatacatagaaatcaaaaataaaattttcatctgaAATTGTGTCCAGATCCCTTTAACAGACTCATTTCATAAccttttttttgttcatttttcttACTATATTCCATTTAGTATCTTTAGTACAGTCATATTAGGTCAactgattaattttattttttatataaaagggCTGGATGGTTGTGGTCATTTTaagactatatacatgtaaatctcaTGAAAAAGATGAGCTCCAAATTATTTTATAGGAAAACATtggaatattttaaagttaaaaatgatatggaatttttctttaataaattatacTTTATAACTTTAaggaaataattgtttttttaaatttaaggtagatctgatggatacatgtaatttgttgaccacccagcttCCCTAATTGAAAAGGAAAAACcaagttattccccttttttaaatattgcaatacgactaaaacaaatgttaaaaaccAGACTGAGACATAATGTTTTGATATGTTTTGTCTtgaaaactaaagattaaatttttttaaccatGTTATGCAAGTTATTCAGTGTTGTATATCGATATTTACAGGAGCAGACAGGCCTTCAGCAGACACAGGGCTCAGTAGCTGATGGCGTCCTCACCTGTGGCTTTGATATACAGAAATCAGCCATTAATCTGGATGCTGATTCATACCTTTTCTTTGCCAATGGGCCGATTTTTCCAAAGCAAATCAATGGTAAGAGTCACACATTTGTTTATAGCTTCTCAAGACAATGTTTTAGATTATAGGTAAATACCCAGTGTGTTGCAAATTGGATATGTTCTTTGTGAGTGAAATCCTGATTAGTGTTAATGTATTGTTTTTATACCCCTGCACCAAAGGAGGAaggttaaatgacgactttatttatttttagcctaaattttcaaacaaattttcgttaaagatttctcagcaactgtttattgtagatgcttgaaatttcaacacactatttgttcaggcatgccatatcgtgggatatatttttgtaccaattggatctcaacttcctgttaaatgaccactttgtttattttttgcctaaatttacaaacaatggactatgtgcagtatggtcaaatatctgcccccgatttcaaccaatttttaaatagtatcgtataaaaataaagtcttcacaaatcattgtatagaggatgcctataactttaatgcTGATTTTAGTCATCAATGCTCAttagctgtttatctatgacgtcacctaaaggACATAATTcctgcaaatttgcaaacaaatgaaaatattctcatttttgctctatattttgttttcggaagtatagagcgcaggtctgctcaagtgcgattttaacatatgtttttcttcagatagttatacacataatactaaaaaatggtacttgagcaagcctgcgctcgatgtttcccagtcaaaaaaccatcggaaaacacccatattttgtcacaaaacatcaatttatcaaaaaaatgcaatcttcatgacgtcatttctacattatgacgtcactgtggtgataaccttctacacctttatttccaatatgattttaactatctttcaccttatttttaaagctttttctaaaactttgattttgggggcaaaaaatgcataaaatcgcacatagtccttttcgTCAAATATTTCTccgcaactatttatcgcagatgcttgaaattttaacacagtatttgtttaggcatgccatattgtgggatatacatgtattttgtatcaatcggatcCCAACTTTCCGTTATAtgttgactttgcttattttgtatacaGTATTCACATCAGAAGGGGGGGggatcactagtgagcattggctcacagatatcttgttattaTTGTAATTATGGTTGTATTATCGATAATCTTGTACACCCAGTAGAACAGATTTCGTTTTTGTTTCTGACCCCACCCTTTCAATGAATAGAAATGAATAGAATTAATATAACGGCACTTACAAATAATGTATTTGCATAAATGAAGGTTCatgatatacatgcatatacatgtagtcatgTCAAATACACTTATTGAAATGTGTGTCATGTGACACATGTTATGGGTCACATGACACATGTTGTCACATTAGTAACATTATGAAAAGTTAAgcgaattacatgtaacatgaagTATACAGTTAACATCAATTTATAGTGGAGAAGGCCAATTGGACATGAGCATCTTTTAAAAGTTGCATATGAGTGCAGTGAGgtacatttttctccttttacaaatagaattattttgatatttaaaaaactattgGTCAGTTAAAGGAGACAAATGTTCCTACTTGTGCTCATGTATTTTAAGGCTTTGAAATGTTAGGCGAAGCCTATGGGGAATGAACGTAAACAGGTTAATCCTACCATGAATAATGATGCATATCTTCTAAATGATTAAAGATTGTTTAATCTTGGATAAAAAAGAAAGCTAGTCTATATGGCTACATTTATCAAAGATTAAGTACTTGGTCcatacaaataaaaactttttttcaatttattgggAACCGTATTTCACATCATCTTTATTCATCTTAAATAACTTCCTACAAGACCATGTTCATTGATTAGAATGATTTCACATTTCAGGTAAAAGTATGCACTCCCACATCCCCAAGATCTCCCCCAGCATGGTCGACTTCCAGTCAGCCCAGGTGATCGGGGGGACTGCCATCCAGCTCCTGATTAAGGTGCACGGTAAGTGGTGATGTCAGAGACTTGATCATTTAGTCATATGTAATACTGACACTAGagcaataaaaacaaaatttatttgaattgaaaatcCTCCTTGCTAAAATTACCTTAGaagtaattataattttttgattattCTCTTTTAATGTATTGACAAGAGTAACGTAAGCAAATCttctcttgaattttttttcaatctctaGTAGCTATATGACACATTTTATTTCAACCtatttttcttacctttgacAATGCCCATTTGTAGGGTTACTGATGATATCGGCCTGGATCGCCTTTGCCAGTATTGGGGTGGTGCTGGCCAGGTATTATAAACCTATGTGGGCAGAAAGGAAATTATTGGGGGAGAAGGTCTGGTTTCAGGTAAGTTTCTCCAAGGGGCAGGTCAAACTATGCTTTACTCAGATTACCGGTaggcaatttttattttaaccaaCCTTTTTTTGGTCAGTAGTTTAAAGCACAGTGTAAAAGATGCAAAAAAGATTGATATGATATCATTTTTCATGACTTAAACAAAAATACGAATGCTTTTGTACTAGATTTAAGAATTTTGGCTCTTTAAATTGAGGCTGTGTTGTTTGTAGATACATCGCACCCTGATGATCCTGACTCTGTTGTTTGTGATATCTGCCTTTGTGGTCATCTTTGTTCATGCAGAAGGATGGAGCCAGGTAAGGGATATTAATTGACAAGTCAGCATGTTCTGTATTTAATACACACATACATTGAAGTGATATAGACAATGCATATTAGTCGATCACAATTCTAATCAGATAAATATGGAAGATAacgtaatatacatgtatataaatcattTGTTTGATCAATTCTAGAATAAGGCTTACTAGTAATTACATCTGATAGAATATCATGATGAATTCTCTTACCGTAGAACTTGGTTTTACACTGTAATGTCTAGTAAAATTATAGAAAAGTTGTTTTGTCCATTGAGCTAATTCTTTCCTTTTTGTGATAACATTCTTTTCATAACAATTTGAATTCTTTTGACTCTTTTCATGTCTTCTAAATGTATATATCTCTATAGTTTTCAGATGACGAGGAATACAAGAAAGCACACCCATACCTTGGGGTCATTGTCACAGCCTTGACCTTTATCAATGTAAGTTAAGAGAGGCTGGAATGTGGAATCATTCGAATTCAACAGGCATTTGAGCTTGTACTGAGTATTTGTCTTTCTACTTTATCATGATGAAGTATAAGCAAGCATTGTATCTCTTTGTTGTAGCCCTTAATGGCCTTGTTTCGCCCCCACCCTGATGACCAGTACAGATTTGTGTTTAACTGGGCTCATTGGTTTGTTGGGACTGTTGCTCGGATTCTGGCAGGTTAGGGGTTGGAATTCATTGATACATCATTGAACAAGGAAAATCTAAATTACATAATATTTGTTTCTCTTTATTGACGTTGAGATGTTTTACAATGTTCCTGTATTAGTCCTTGCTTTTACAATGAGTCTAATTCTATTTGCAGTGATAACTATTTTTATTGGAGTGACTTTGTCAGAAGCTGGAGCACCAGAATATGTGATATATATCCTGGCAGCCTATGTGGCCTACCAGCTATTTATAGAACTGGTCATGGAGTTTCATGAATGCTGTGTTGTCAGGGCAAATACTGGTGGGTTACATTATAACTATAATAacttaataaatgtatatttttctcttaaaaGATCCTTGCACACATTGTGTTTGTTTCGCTCACCTGGCGTTCCTTATTTGGCCACTTTTCATCCTGCATCAATTGTCCAtatatttgtttgttcttttttcttctgtctaataactttttatatttttgacttATTCTCTTTAATCTCTGGGTtaatttaacatagatatatttataggaattaaaccaaaaaaaacacaGAGGCTTTAACCAAGAAAGTTAGATGAATGCAAGTTCCatcacttataatgaattgttGTGTTGAAATCAAGTCAGAGCTAGAGGGCAGTAATTAGGGGGTGGGGTGGAGGGGTACCGGAAGTTACATTGGATCATGCGAAACCtttcattttatgaatacaccattatattcatgtatatttaaatattatgcaTCCGAATTTAACCAGAAGTTTAAGATGtagaattgatatttttttatgattccaATTTTTTCAGGTAAAGGAACAGcctatgaaatgaaaaatatatcagaCCCTGGTTCAGAAACCCCAGCAGCTGTTAACAGGGTAGGTAAAAGGCATAGATATTCTACATGTAGTACACTATCTATAGTACAACAGGGAAggcaagatacatgtattctagTAAATTATTTACAGTACATTTCAACAGGGTAGGTTATTTGCATAAACATTCTAGTACTTTATGTGCAATACATATCAAATTActtcttttaaatcatttttaacacCAAGACTTGTGCTGCTTGAAAAAGTTaacattgctacatgtataaagataaaaggctgtaaattttgtacatacatgcaCACAATCGTACCGTTATGTTACATGCATTGACATGATTTAGGCAATTCCTTTtgcattatatttttcttttgctAGGGAAGGAAATTCAAGAATGTTATGATTGGACTTCACACAGTGGTGATTGCTGGCTTTACAGTGGCTATTCTGGTCAGTGTGGCTTAGCTTTACACTGGCTATTCTGATCAGCGCATGTTAGCTTTACACTGGCTATTGTGGCCAGTGTAGCTTAGGTTTACACTGGCTATTGTGGCCTGTGTGGCTTAGCTTTACTCTGGCTTATCTTAAACGTGGCTTCAAGGTCGTGAGGAAAGGAAAATACTAAAATCAAAGCTGTGACTCATGTGTACAGCATTTATATGACAacgaaataattttaaagaattagtGATTTATCTTTtcctcttttctttttaaatcttttaaaatgtcatggatatattttgcaaatgtatattttgaaaaatcttctggtgactttatttttgatataaGATATGATCTTTCAATATTTGCTACCATGTTGTAGACTTATGGGTAAATATCTGATACTGTTATTTCTCAATGGAATTAGTTAttcaagaaattatttttttacacaaGGAATTATTTGTGAATCATGTATACAAAGTTCTTCACAATTGGTGCAATATTCAAGTTAATTTGTGCTAATgttatatgaatttttgtttattatgtcCCTACCCAAGAGAAGTCCCTTGCAAATGCCATCAAGTTTTGAAAACCAAGTCCCTTAACTCACATACCATTTATTCTTCTGTCTAATTTTTCTGACAGGGTTATCATCCCATCAAGGGATTTATAGATTAACCTTCGATgacttttatatataaaaacgttttttttttcatcaaactttttgtgtgggtttttttggtaTTAGGAAAACCAAGAGTTTTTTTcagttatttacatgtagttttatgaACTTTTGATATTAACATCGCATAATAtctcaatgttttctttttcatccaCTGCTGTTTTTCTCAATGTTTACTTTTTCCTCTATGGTTGTATTTCTCAGATATTTACTTTACAGAGCTTTTTGATTTGTCATAATAATAAACTCCTACCtcattattaattatatataatgagAACGGTTGTGACTCAAGTGGAATGAATAGATCTTCAATCTCGTATTTACTTGAGTTTACAGTTATTCTGAACAGTTATTCAGTTTATCTTCACATACACTGATATTGtagtttataatattaaaactatgcaatatacaaaatattaaaactaaattcattcagtgatatttgttttacatgtacatataatatatgatgagtatttgttatttgatatatattttaattagttGTGCCTTGCTGATCAAGTATATTtaatctttatacatgtattttgtattagTTAGATTGTTATCAAATAAAGTAGATTCAAATTCATATAATATTCTGATGCGTTTCTATATAGGACATATATTTTGATaggaagttttgaaaaatataaggATGAGTGTTCTTTAGTCTAGAGTGTATTCTAAAGTTGTTTGCTTTGAAGAATATACCCCATCATCcagaaaagtaaaatttaatgattccagagtgtcaTTTTTGTGCttgaaccattatgacgtcataattgatttgattaatttttccCCGTATTTTAcgactttaaaggaattatgtagaaaataaaacaatattttgacattctatatttaataacaggaaaagtaatcccggtacccatattcaatttgataacattttaaagaggaggtcaagagcttgtttaatgccgtttttggagagactgtaggaaatctagatatatttcatagtcaaaaatggacaaaactccgagatttgttacttttatccttcatatttcatagaaaatggttgttcaaaacatgattttcattgtgtttaccaaaaattaaagctcctgtacaccctatgaaacaaagatattgttataaagcatcattaaaagaatttatatcttgaaatttttaaacctgtaggcacctttcatttactagatcttgaccttaattgTCTACACCttgcacatttttaacattCCAATCTTTACGACATTGATAGCATACATTTTTGATAGCGAATAGCATTTGTCTTTATTGCAAACATCATCACTTTTGTTGGAAGCTGTCTAATATGGACCGcagtttttttaaatctcaatttcATAATACACTTATGAAATTGAACCAAAAGCAAAATACATATACCTGTTACCTGTtacctattttaaaaaataagaaaagacTATTCATACAAGGCTTTTAGtgaaatttatgatttaaaaaaaatcacaaaaattagTTAAAGACGAATAACTAGTCTATCGGTCGGGTTGAGTTTGCGATGAACCGACTGAAGATATTAATTCTAATATACTTCTCTAGAATATTTTTACACGTACAATTTCGTAAATCTATATTTTGTAGTTTATGTTGGGTGCTTCAAAATCGTTTTCCTTATCAAAACATACTCATTATTCTCATTTCGATATATCTACAGGTATATTATTAATGTAATGCATAcatgtttttgagaaaaataattaCGCATTAAGTATCTAGCGTGAACACGtgttaatataaatgaaaaagtgttttaaaaatatgtaagttCGACGCTAGCA
This portion of the Magallana gigas chromosome 7, xbMagGiga1.1, whole genome shotgun sequence genome encodes:
- the LOC105336453 gene encoding ferric-chelate reductase 1 isoform X2 → MPRKWTPILSTLSAGIILLSQICQAQAAAKFTQDPKCGSTKGCYTDCAQSCTFEVAWEDKGTAVTFTIRYDLESKTDVWAAIGISEDMKMGSDNVVECHYESGTVIAKRSQNTGKMNIAAEQTGLQQTQGSVADGVLTCGFDIQKSAINLDADSYLFFANGPIFPKQINGKSMHSHIPKISPSMVDFQSAQVIGGTAIQLLIKVHGLLMISAWIAFASIGVVLARYYKPMWAERKLLGEKVWFQIHRTLMILTLLFVISAFVVIFVHAEGWSQFSDDEEYKKAHPYLGVIVTALTFINPLMALFRPHPDDQYRFVFNWAHWFVGTVARILAVITIFIGVTLSEAGAPEYVIYILAAYVAYQLFIELVMEFHECCVVRANTGKGTAYEMKNISDPGSETPAAVNRGRKFKNVMIGLHTVVIAGFTVAILVSVA
- the LOC105336453 gene encoding ferric-chelate reductase 1 isoform X1, encoding MPRKWTPILSTLSAGIILLSQICQAQAQAAKFTQDPKCGSTKGCYTDCAQSCTFEVAWEDKGTAVTFTIRYDLESKTDVWAAIGISEDMKMGSDNVVECHYESGTVIAKRSQNTGKMNIAAEQTGLQQTQGSVADGVLTCGFDIQKSAINLDADSYLFFANGPIFPKQINGKSMHSHIPKISPSMVDFQSAQVIGGTAIQLLIKVHGLLMISAWIAFASIGVVLARYYKPMWAERKLLGEKVWFQIHRTLMILTLLFVISAFVVIFVHAEGWSQFSDDEEYKKAHPYLGVIVTALTFINPLMALFRPHPDDQYRFVFNWAHWFVGTVARILAVITIFIGVTLSEAGAPEYVIYILAAYVAYQLFIELVMEFHECCVVRANTGKGTAYEMKNISDPGSETPAAVNRGRKFKNVMIGLHTVVIAGFTVAILVSVA